A portion of the Babylonia areolata isolate BAREFJ2019XMU chromosome 4, ASM4173473v1, whole genome shotgun sequence genome contains these proteins:
- the LOC143281043 gene encoding uncharacterized protein LOC143281043 → MNLFTEVNLNRLKLGLYGGLFFFSFFTIIAVPMTTEDVGGCLLYAEAGKKAGSDSNCNYCVAMAVIFGMLYGLFRLVTLVLLVLGKLAPDFVLFSDLCQLVYTGVDTVAWFLVFISACILSAGINSFCSTVIGDCSNYTQVSRLHAAEAGAWISFILWLVLMVVGIFWLFRQGKLPFISRSAQAGDSGTQGASGTTPQMDIPPASPEDPKY, encoded by the exons ATGAACCTCTTCACGGAAGTCAACCTGAATCGCCTGAAACTTGGGCTGTACGGAGgcctgtttttcttctccttcttcaccattATCGCCGTGCCCATGACCACG GAGGATGTGGGAGGATGCCTGCTGTATGCAGAGGCCGGGAAAAAAGCTGGCAGTGACTCCAACTGCAACTACTGCGTGGCCATGGCCGTCATCTTCGGCATGCTCTACGGCCTCTTCCGATTGGTGACCCTCGTGCTGCTCGTGCTGGGAAAGCTCGCGCCAGA TTTCGTGCTGTTCTCGGACCTGTGCCAGCTGGTGTACACGGGCGTGGACACGGTGGCCTGGTTCCTGGTCTTCATCTCCGCCTGCATCCTGTCGGCGGGCATCAACTCCTTCTGCAGCACCGTGATCGGAGA TTGCTCAAATTATACTCAAGTGTCCAGACTGCACGCTGCAGAG GCTGGGGCATGGATCAGCTTCATTCTGTggctggtgctgatggtggtgggcaTCTTCTGGCTCTTCCGCCAGGGCAAGCTGCCCTTCATTTCCCGCTCTGCCCAGGCCGGGGACAGCGGCACCCAGGGTGCCTCAGGTACAACACCCCAGATGGATATCCCGCCTGCCTCGCCGGAGGACCCCAAATACTGA